In one Umezawaea sp. Da 62-37 genomic region, the following are encoded:
- the ligD gene encoding DNA ligase D, with amino-acid sequence MARASGGGGSDAVPGWVPPMLAKPDGGRLRAGPEWAYEHKLDGYRALMRVAEDGTTVLTSRNGIDFTAEFPSLVGVLGGGTLVVDGEIVVHDDAGRVDFGMMQERRGRYRRHSGSIVRDEVFDDVPVRFLAFDLLRLGDTPLLREPYDERRALLSRIPMPDPDLVSVVPAVTFDELAADGLTPADLLDRLATEGHEGLIAKLRTSPYHPGERPDHWLKHPLEQTLEVVVCGWRPGKLSFTGTLGGLLLGGHDPDTGDLVYLGDVGTGFSHRERDELRDRFSAMERRTHPFAAKPPREDVAGARWVDPVLVGEVRFRQFTRIGGRLRHTSWRGLREDRDESEVLAPATGRRAVPERPPAPTPARVAVKVGQRRLALTNLDKVLYPDDGFTKAEVIDYYSRVAPVLLPHLAGRPVTVVRFPDGVDGQRFFQKNVPDGAPDWLRTARLPNTGSRAGREIVEYALVDDLPALVWMTNLASLELHVPQWTVGPDGTRQLPDRLVFDLDPGPGTTVVECAGVAGRLHDLLVADGLAPVAKTSGSKGMQLYAAVRVARAGHTSAYAKALAERLAGETPDLVTARMAKALRPGRVLVDWSQNNPAKTTVAPYSLRGRGAPTASAPITWDEVRGCARTDDLRFTAGDVLDRVASLGDLFAPLADTAVDLPER; translated from the coding sequence ATGGCGCGGGCGTCCGGTGGTGGCGGATCCGACGCCGTTCCGGGCTGGGTGCCGCCCATGCTCGCCAAGCCCGACGGCGGACGGCTGCGCGCGGGCCCGGAATGGGCGTACGAGCACAAGCTGGACGGCTACCGGGCGCTGATGCGGGTCGCCGAGGACGGCACGACGGTGCTCACCAGCCGCAACGGGATCGACTTCACCGCCGAGTTCCCCTCGCTGGTCGGCGTCCTCGGCGGCGGGACCCTGGTGGTCGACGGGGAGATCGTCGTCCACGACGACGCGGGCCGGGTCGACTTCGGGATGATGCAGGAACGGCGCGGGCGCTACCGCAGGCACAGCGGCTCGATCGTGCGCGACGAGGTCTTCGACGACGTGCCGGTGCGGTTCCTCGCGTTCGACCTGCTGCGGCTCGGTGACACCCCGCTGCTGCGCGAGCCCTACGACGAGCGGCGCGCGCTGCTCTCCCGGATCCCGATGCCGGACCCCGACCTGGTGTCGGTGGTCCCGGCGGTCACGTTCGACGAGCTGGCCGCCGACGGGCTGACACCCGCGGACCTGCTCGACCGGCTCGCGACCGAGGGCCACGAGGGCCTGATCGCGAAGCTGCGGACCTCGCCCTACCACCCCGGCGAGCGGCCGGACCACTGGCTCAAGCACCCCTTGGAGCAGACGCTGGAGGTCGTCGTCTGCGGCTGGCGGCCCGGCAAGCTGAGCTTCACCGGCACGCTGGGCGGGCTCCTGCTCGGCGGGCACGACCCGGACACCGGCGACCTGGTGTACCTCGGCGACGTCGGCACCGGCTTCTCCCACCGGGAGCGCGACGAGCTGCGCGACCGGTTCTCCGCGATGGAGCGCCGGACCCACCCGTTCGCGGCCAAGCCGCCGCGCGAGGACGTCGCGGGCGCGCGGTGGGTCGACCCCGTGCTGGTGGGCGAGGTCCGGTTCCGGCAGTTCACCAGGATCGGCGGGCGGCTGCGGCACACCAGCTGGCGCGGCCTGCGCGAGGACCGCGACGAGTCGGAGGTCCTCGCCCCCGCGACGGGCCGCCGGGCCGTGCCGGAACGGCCGCCCGCCCCGACGCCGGCACGGGTGGCCGTGAAGGTCGGGCAGCGGCGGCTCGCGCTGACGAACCTGGACAAGGTGCTGTACCCGGACGACGGGTTCACCAAGGCCGAGGTGATCGACTACTACAGCCGGGTCGCGCCGGTGCTGCTCCCCCACCTCGCGGGCAGGCCCGTCACGGTCGTCCGCTTCCCGGACGGGGTCGACGGGCAGCGGTTCTTCCAGAAGAACGTCCCGGACGGCGCCCCGGACTGGCTCCGCACCGCGCGCCTGCCCAACACCGGGTCGCGCGCCGGCCGCGAGATCGTCGAGTACGCGCTGGTCGACGACCTGCCCGCCCTGGTCTGGATGACCAACCTCGCCTCCCTGGAACTGCACGTGCCGCAGTGGACCGTCGGCCCCGACGGCACCCGGCAGCTCCCCGACCGGCTGGTGTTCGACCTCGATCCGGGGCCGGGCACGACGGTCGTCGAGTGCGCCGGGGTCGCCGGGCGGCTGCACGACCTGCTGGTCGCCGACGGCCTCGCCCCGGTCGCCAAGACCAGCGGGTCCAAGGGCATGCAGCTCTACGCCGCCGTGCGGGTCGCGCGGGCCGGGCACACCTCGGCCTACGCGAAGGCGCTGGCGGAACGGCTGGCGGGCGAGACGCCGGACCTCGTGACGGCCAGGATGGCCAAGGCGCTGCGGCCCGGCAGGGTGCTCGTCGACTGGAGCCAGAACAACCCGGCCAAGACGACCGTCGCCCCGTACTCGCTGCGCGGCCGGGGCGCCCCGACCGCGTCGGCCCCGATCACCTGGGACGAGGTCCGCGGCTGCGCGCGCACCGACGACCTCCGCTTCACCGCCGGGGACGTCCTCGACCGCGTCGCCTCGCTGGGGGACCTGTTCGCACCGCTGGCGGACACCGCCGTCGACCTGCCCGAACGATGA
- a CDS encoding NAD(P)/FAD-dependent oxidoreductase, whose translation MDDDEVDAVIVGSGPNGLVAANVLADEGWNVLVLEAADTPGGAVRTAEITAPGFRNDLFSAFYPLGVASPALTALGLDEHGLRWSHAPEVLAHVFPDDRSALLSRDPERTAKSVGTFAAEDADAWLEEFARWRRVRDDVLGSLLGPFPPVRSGTRLLRELGVADGLRFARMAVQPVRRFGDERFRGDGAKILLAGNALHTDLGPDQAGGAVFGWLLAMLGQDVGFPVPEGGAGELIGALVRRLESRGGRVQCGRPVRKVVVAGGRALGVRDAEGGLVRARRAVLADVPAPALYLDLVGEEHLPARLVDDLADFEWDDATIKIDWALSGPIPWTSEDARLAGTVHLGTDLNGLAGFANDLACDRVPRSPFLLLGQMTTADPTRSPEGTESVWAYTHVPRGEVWSQDRLRRRADRVEQIVEKHAPGFRDLVLARAVSGPAELQERNPSVVGGAINAGTSNIHQQLVFRPTPGLSRADTPVDRLYLAGASAHPGGGVHGACGANAARAALARDGHAGGAYRAVIGAALRAVYR comes from the coding sequence GTGGACGACGACGAGGTCGACGCGGTCATCGTGGGATCGGGCCCCAACGGCCTGGTGGCCGCCAACGTGCTCGCCGACGAGGGCTGGAACGTCCTCGTGCTGGAGGCCGCCGACACACCCGGTGGGGCCGTGCGGACGGCCGAGATCACCGCGCCCGGCTTCCGCAACGACCTGTTCAGCGCGTTCTACCCGCTCGGCGTCGCCTCGCCCGCCTTGACCGCGCTCGGCCTCGACGAACACGGCCTGCGCTGGTCGCACGCCCCCGAGGTGCTCGCGCACGTGTTCCCCGACGACCGGTCCGCGCTGCTGTCGCGGGACCCGGAGCGGACGGCGAAGTCGGTCGGCACGTTCGCGGCCGAGGACGCCGACGCGTGGTTGGAGGAGTTCGCGAGGTGGCGGCGCGTCCGCGACGACGTGCTGGGCTCGCTGCTCGGACCGTTCCCGCCGGTCCGGTCCGGCACGCGGTTGCTGCGCGAGCTGGGGGTCGCCGACGGGCTGCGGTTCGCGCGGATGGCGGTGCAGCCGGTGCGGAGGTTCGGCGACGAGCGGTTCCGCGGCGACGGGGCGAAGATCCTGCTGGCGGGCAACGCGCTGCACACCGACCTCGGCCCGGACCAGGCGGGCGGCGCCGTGTTCGGCTGGCTGCTGGCGATGCTGGGCCAGGACGTCGGCTTCCCGGTGCCCGAGGGCGGGGCGGGGGAGCTGATCGGCGCGCTCGTGCGCAGGCTGGAGTCCCGCGGCGGCCGGGTGCAGTGCGGCAGGCCCGTGCGGAAGGTGGTCGTGGCGGGCGGTCGGGCGCTGGGCGTGCGGGACGCCGAGGGCGGGCTGGTCAGGGCCCGGCGCGCGGTGCTGGCCGACGTGCCCGCGCCCGCGCTGTACCTCGACCTGGTCGGCGAGGAGCACCTGCCCGCCAGGCTGGTCGACGATTTGGCCGACTTCGAGTGGGACGACGCCACGATCAAGATCGACTGGGCGCTGTCCGGACCGATCCCGTGGACCTCGGAGGACGCCCGGCTGGCGGGCACCGTGCACCTGGGCACCGACCTCAACGGCCTGGCGGGCTTCGCCAACGACCTCGCGTGCGACCGGGTCCCGCGCTCGCCGTTCCTGCTGCTGGGGCAGATGACCACGGCGGACCCGACCCGCTCGCCCGAGGGCACCGAGTCGGTGTGGGCGTACACGCACGTGCCGCGCGGCGAGGTGTGGTCCCAGGACCGGCTGCGGCGGCGGGCCGATCGCGTGGAGCAGATCGTGGAGAAGCACGCGCCGGGCTTCCGGGACCTGGTCCTCGCCCGCGCCGTGAGCGGGCCCGCCGAGTTGCAGGAGCGCAACCCCAGTGTGGTCGGCGGTGCCATCAACGCGGGCACGTCGAACATCCACCAGCAGCTGGTGTTCCGGCCGACGCCGGGGCTGTCCCGCGCGGACACGCCCGTCGACCGGCTCTACCTGGCGGGGGCGTCGGCCCATCCTGGTGGCGGCGTGCACGGGGCGTGCGGCGCGAACGCCGCCCGCGCCGCGCTGGCCCGTGACGGCCACGCCGGTGGCGCCTACCGCGCGGTCATCGGCGCGGCCCTGCGGGCCGTCTACCGGTGA
- a CDS encoding ABC transporter permease, with the protein MSTHALADSATMLRRQLRHMKRYPSLTFMLAGMPVVFLLLFAYVFGGTLGAGLGGPSGGRAEYIAYLVPGVLLMAVASAAQGTAISVAMDMTEGIVNRFRTMAISRASVLTGHVLGSLVQTLISMLIVLAVALLIGFRPSATPVEWLAVIGVLVLLTFALVWLSVALGLVSESVETASNLPMPLVLLPFLGSGFVPTDSMPTGLRWFAEYQPFTPVIETLRGLLVGTPIGGSGYLAVGWCVVIALGGYLWAKKLYARAR; encoded by the coding sequence ATGAGCACCCACGCCCTCGCCGACTCCGCCACCATGCTCCGGCGGCAGCTCCGGCACATGAAGCGCTACCCGTCGCTCACGTTCATGCTCGCCGGGATGCCGGTCGTCTTCCTGCTCCTGTTCGCCTACGTCTTCGGCGGCACGCTGGGAGCCGGGCTCGGCGGCCCGTCGGGCGGCCGGGCCGAGTACATCGCCTACCTCGTGCCCGGTGTGCTGCTGATGGCCGTGGCGTCCGCCGCGCAGGGGACGGCGATCTCCGTCGCGATGGACATGACCGAGGGCATCGTCAACCGGTTCCGCACCATGGCGATCTCCCGCGCGTCGGTGCTGACCGGGCACGTGCTCGGCAGCCTCGTGCAGACGCTCATCAGCATGTTGATCGTGCTCGCCGTCGCGCTGCTGATCGGCTTCCGGCCCAGTGCCACCCCGGTCGAGTGGCTGGCCGTCATCGGGGTCCTCGTGCTGCTCACGTTCGCGCTCGTCTGGCTGTCGGTCGCGCTGGGGCTGGTGTCCGAGAGCGTCGAGACCGCGAGCAACCTGCCGATGCCACTGGTCCTGCTCCCGTTCCTGGGCAGCGGTTTCGTCCCCACCGACTCCATGCCGACCGGCCTGCGCTGGTTCGCCGAGTACCAGCCGTTCACACCCGTCATCGAGACGCTCCGCGGCCTGCTGGTCGGCACGCCCATCGGCGGCAGCGGCTACCTCGCGGTCGGCTGGTGCGTCGTGATCGCACTGGGCGGCTACCTCTGGGCCAAGAAGCTCTACGCCCGCGCCCGCTGA
- a CDS encoding toxin-antitoxin system HicB family antitoxin codes for MDLSTYIDNLGSELALLAETGGEEARALVERLSGSLESAIRLTLLETLSAAADEITLDLAPGSVELRLRGREPNFVVTLPPAEQPAEAAVPREREIPARVEEAVAGADDGATARINFRLPEQLKASIEEAAAKEGRSVNAWLVRVASTALRPPDRSPRPESGSPGKRGNSRYTGWVQ; via the coding sequence ATGGACCTGAGCACCTACATCGACAACCTGGGTAGCGAACTGGCGCTGCTCGCCGAGACCGGAGGCGAGGAGGCCCGTGCGCTGGTCGAGCGCCTCAGCGGGTCGCTGGAGTCGGCGATCCGGCTGACGCTGCTGGAGACGCTGTCCGCCGCGGCGGACGAGATCACCCTGGACCTGGCGCCGGGCTCGGTCGAACTGCGCCTGCGCGGTCGCGAACCGAACTTCGTCGTCACGCTGCCGCCCGCCGAGCAGCCCGCCGAAGCCGCCGTGCCCCGTGAGCGCGAGATCCCGGCGCGGGTGGAGGAGGCCGTGGCCGGTGCCGACGACGGTGCCACCGCCCGGATCAACTTCCGGCTCCCCGAGCAGCTCAAGGCCTCCATCGAGGAGGCCGCCGCCAAGGAGGGCCGGTCGGTGAACGCCTGGCTCGTGCGGGTGGCCTCGACCGCGCTGCGACCGCCGGACCGGAGCCCGCGCCCCGAGTCGGGCAGCCCCGGCAAGCGCGGGAACAGCCGCTACACCGGCTGGGTGCAGTAG
- a CDS encoding WYL domain-containing protein, translating to MTSDTSPTSRALLALELLQGAPGITADRLADKLGVTERAARRYVGILREAGIPVEAVRGPHGGYRLGRGLRLPPLTFSAAEALGLVMAVLDGHHDAGDPADPVGSALGKLVRALPEQVAARAEAVRRTAAPAPDRAAARPDPHTTSTLVGACSDRRRVRFGYRSEAGSEWTVDADPWAVVVRHGRWYLLCRSVAKDAVRAYRIDRVREVDVLDDVFEPPADLDPVVVLEEHLGAGWDYDVEVVVDAPADTLERCLSRTLGRLTPVDAGTTRLVGSTGNPHWYAEQLATIPASYRIVRGPEVRHAARLLGERLLAAAADPDPGPADPSRREASS from the coding sequence ATGACCTCCGACACGAGCCCCACTTCGAGAGCGCTGCTCGCGCTCGAACTGCTCCAGGGCGCCCCCGGCATCACCGCGGACCGGCTCGCCGACAAGCTCGGCGTCACGGAACGGGCGGCCCGGCGCTACGTCGGCATCCTCCGCGAGGCGGGCATCCCGGTCGAGGCCGTCCGCGGCCCGCACGGGGGCTACCGGCTCGGGCGCGGCCTGCGGCTGCCGCCGTTGACGTTCAGCGCGGCCGAGGCGCTCGGGCTCGTGATGGCGGTGCTCGACGGCCACCACGACGCGGGCGATCCCGCCGACCCGGTGGGCAGCGCGCTGGGCAAGCTCGTGCGCGCGCTCCCCGAGCAGGTCGCGGCCCGTGCCGAGGCCGTCCGCCGCACCGCGGCACCAGCACCCGACCGCGCCGCCGCCCGACCCGACCCGCACACCACGAGCACGCTTGTGGGGGCCTGCTCCGACCGCAGGCGGGTGCGGTTCGGCTACCGCTCGGAGGCGGGGTCGGAGTGGACCGTCGACGCCGACCCGTGGGCGGTCGTCGTCCGGCACGGCCGGTGGTACCTGCTGTGCCGGTCGGTGGCCAAGGACGCCGTGCGCGCCTACCGGATCGACCGCGTGCGGGAGGTGGACGTCCTCGACGACGTGTTCGAGCCGCCCGCCGACCTCGACCCGGTCGTGGTGCTCGAGGAGCACCTGGGCGCCGGGTGGGACTACGACGTCGAGGTGGTGGTGGACGCGCCCGCCGACACCCTGGAGCGCTGCCTGTCCCGCACCCTGGGCAGGCTCACACCGGTCGACGCCGGGACCACGCGGCTGGTCGGCAGCACCGGCAACCCGCACTGGTACGCCGAGCAGCTCGCCACGATCCCCGCGTCCTACCGGATCGTGCGGGGACCCGAGGTGCGGCACGCCGCGCGCCTGCTCGGCGAACGGCTGCTGGCCGCGGCGGCGGACCCGGATCCCGGACCTGCCGATCCTTCGCGCCGAGAAGCGTCATCCTGA
- a CDS encoding amidohydrolase family protein has product MLDGMRLVDAHVHVPLLGTLKRAWVTWAEDFGVDGILPEVWDSDGRPRPDRLAELFAAQGVDTALLFCEYSPKATGMQEFEDLLPLVDHDPARFRPVANVNPHLDFPIAAEVRRRQLGLAAAALKLHPVHGGFRCDDAALYPAYHVLEESGVPLVVHCGTSSFPGSSNEYADPAFLIPVIRDFPGLDVVLAHGGRGWWYDAAAFLAPAHDTVWIELSGLPPKRLPEYYRNFDLARLAKRWIFGTDWPGVPGTAANARAVAALVPDLAADVLGGNAARVHAGLR; this is encoded by the coding sequence GTGCTCGACGGGATGCGGCTGGTCGACGCGCACGTCCACGTGCCGCTGCTCGGCACGTTGAAGCGGGCCTGGGTCACCTGGGCGGAGGACTTCGGCGTGGACGGGATCCTCCCCGAAGTCTGGGACTCCGACGGCAGGCCGCGCCCCGACCGCCTGGCGGAGCTGTTCGCGGCACAGGGCGTCGACACCGCACTCCTGTTCTGCGAGTACAGCCCGAAGGCGACCGGAATGCAGGAGTTCGAGGACCTGCTGCCGCTCGTCGACCACGACCCCGCGAGGTTCCGCCCGGTCGCGAACGTCAACCCGCACCTGGACTTCCCGATCGCGGCGGAGGTGCGGCGGCGGCAGCTCGGCCTCGCTGCCGCGGCGCTCAAGCTCCACCCGGTGCACGGCGGTTTCCGCTGCGACGACGCCGCCCTGTACCCGGCGTACCACGTGTTGGAGGAGTCGGGCGTTCCGCTGGTCGTCCACTGCGGAACGAGCTCGTTCCCCGGCTCCTCCAACGAGTACGCCGATCCCGCCTTCCTGATCCCCGTCATCCGCGACTTCCCCGGCCTGGACGTCGTCCTGGCCCACGGCGGCCGCGGCTGGTGGTACGACGCGGCGGCGTTCCTGGCGCCGGCACACGACACCGTCTGGATCGAACTGTCCGGCCTGCCGCCGAAGCGCCTTCCCGAGTACTACCGGAACTTCGACCTCGCCAGGCTCGCCAAGCGGTGGATCTTCGGCACCGACTGGCCGGGCGTCCCCGGCACGGCGGCCAACGCCCGCGCCGTCGCCGCCCTCGTCCCGGACCTGGCGGCCGACGTCCTCGGCGGCAACGCCGCCCGCGTGCACGCCGGTCTACGCTGA
- a CDS encoding DUF664 domain-containing protein has product MTETPLVDTTIHEPSPTAGETEMMLFALERVRGQFAWKCGGLDTAGLDMRHPPSTMTLGGLLKHMALLENGFIARDLSGEPIGPPWDAVDFDAEPGWEWRSAAGDSPEELYALWSRSVERSRAAWATALADGGLDRPSRFALPSGEHLNLRRVLIDLIEEYLRHTGHADLLREAFDGLVGNDPPQAR; this is encoded by the coding sequence ATGACCGAGACCCCCTTGGTGGACACCACGATCCACGAGCCGTCGCCGACGGCGGGCGAGACCGAGATGATGCTGTTCGCGCTGGAACGGGTGCGCGGCCAGTTCGCCTGGAAGTGCGGCGGGCTCGACACGGCGGGCCTGGACATGCGGCACCCGCCGTCGACGATGACCCTCGGCGGGCTGCTCAAGCACATGGCGCTGCTCGAGAACGGGTTCATCGCCCGCGACCTGTCCGGCGAGCCGATCGGGCCGCCGTGGGACGCGGTCGACTTCGACGCCGAACCCGGCTGGGAGTGGCGCTCGGCCGCCGGCGACTCCCCCGAGGAGCTCTACGCGCTCTGGAGCCGGTCGGTGGAGCGCTCCCGCGCCGCGTGGGCGACCGCGCTCGCCGACGGCGGGCTGGACCGGCCGTCGCGCTTCGCCCTCCCGTCCGGCGAGCACCTCAACCTGCGCCGCGTCCTGATCGACCTGATCGAGGAGTACCTCCGGCACACCGGCCACGCCGACCTCCTGCGCGAGGCGTTCGACGGCCTGGTGGGCAACGACCCGCCGCAAGCGCGATGA
- a CDS encoding SRPBCC family protein, with the protein MFTVLADGWTYAGWVVSAAHIRDVDEGRPVVGTRIHHSVGTWPSQLEDETAVRSVVPGDSLEPHAKARPAGTALIRFELTATEGGMRVRMAEKAVRGPGSLVPEAVRAPAPRPRNREALLRLRNVVVRGGHR; encoded by the coding sequence GTGTTCACCGTCCTCGCCGACGGCTGGACCTACGCGGGGTGGGTCGTGAGCGCCGCGCACATCCGCGACGTCGACGAGGGCCGGCCCGTGGTCGGGACCAGGATCCACCACAGCGTCGGCACGTGGCCGTCGCAGCTCGAGGACGAGACCGCGGTGCGGTCCGTGGTGCCGGGCGATTCGCTGGAGCCGCACGCGAAGGCGCGGCCCGCCGGCACCGCGCTGATCCGGTTCGAGCTGACCGCCACCGAGGGCGGCATGAGGGTCAGGATGGCGGAGAAAGCGGTGCGGGGCCCTGGCTCACTGGTGCCGGAGGCGGTGCGGGCCCCGGCGCCGCGACCGCGCAACCGGGAGGCCCTGCTCCGCCTTCGGAACGTGGTGGTGCGCGGCGGTCACCGGTAG
- a CDS encoding STAS domain-containing protein yields MVAQSEEDFFVEVAHTPVAVLVTVAGELDADTAPKLAWHLERIDTESGVVVLDLAAVPFCDSVGLASFLTVVRRGVDVRVIGSRQVIRLMSLTGITDHVTLAASIAEAVPPDPGPR; encoded by the coding sequence GTGGTGGCGCAGTCGGAGGAAGACTTCTTCGTGGAAGTGGCGCACACCCCTGTCGCCGTGCTGGTGACGGTCGCTGGAGAACTCGACGCGGACACCGCGCCGAAACTCGCCTGGCACCTGGAACGGATCGACACCGAATCGGGCGTGGTCGTTCTCGACCTGGCCGCGGTGCCGTTCTGCGACTCGGTGGGCCTCGCCTCGTTCCTGACCGTCGTCCGCCGCGGCGTGGACGTCCGGGTGATCGGCTCGCGGCAGGTGATCCGGCTGATGTCGCTGACCGGGATCACCGACCACGTGACGCTGGCGGCCTCGATCGCCGAAGCGGTCCCCCCCGACCCCGGTCCGCGTTAG
- a CDS encoding ATP-binding cassette domain-containing protein yields the protein MHTRQSAITATGLRKSYGAKVVLDGIDLDVPQGSIFALLGPNGAGKTTTVQILSTLVKADGGQVAVGGHDPVREPDSVRAAIGVTGQFSAVDNLLTAEENLILMADLHHLGKAEGRRRAAALLERFDLVDSAKNLASTFSGGMRRRLDLAMGMVGNPRIVFLDEPTTGLDPRSRRDMWRMIRELVAGGVTIFLTTQYLDEADQLADRIAVLDNGKLVAEGTAAELKRLVPGGHVSLRFADPEALGSAVRTFGDVPRDDDALVLRVPSDGGVASLRGLLARLDADAIEVAELTVHTPDLDDVFLALTGKPHHEKEPAT from the coding sequence GTGCACACCAGGCAATCGGCGATCACCGCCACCGGGCTGCGCAAGTCCTACGGCGCCAAGGTCGTCCTCGACGGCATCGACCTCGACGTCCCGCAGGGCTCGATCTTCGCCCTGCTCGGCCCCAACGGGGCGGGCAAGACCACGACGGTGCAGATCCTGTCCACCCTCGTCAAGGCGGACGGCGGGCAGGTCGCCGTCGGCGGCCACGACCCCGTCCGCGAACCCGACTCCGTCCGCGCCGCGATCGGCGTCACCGGCCAGTTCTCGGCCGTCGACAACCTCCTGACCGCCGAGGAGAACCTGATCCTCATGGCGGACCTGCACCACCTCGGCAAGGCCGAGGGCCGCCGCCGCGCCGCCGCGCTGCTGGAGCGGTTCGACCTCGTCGACTCGGCGAAGAACCTGGCGTCGACGTTCTCCGGCGGCATGAGGCGACGCCTCGACCTCGCCATGGGCATGGTCGGCAACCCGCGCATCGTGTTCCTCGACGAACCCACCACCGGCCTGGACCCGCGCAGCCGCCGCGACATGTGGCGGATGATCCGCGAGCTGGTGGCGGGCGGCGTGACGATCTTCCTCACCACCCAGTACCTGGACGAGGCCGACCAGCTCGCCGACCGGATCGCCGTGCTGGACAACGGGAAGCTGGTCGCCGAGGGCACCGCTGCGGAACTCAAGCGGCTGGTCCCCGGCGGCCACGTCAGCCTCCGCTTCGCCGACCCGGAGGCGCTCGGCTCGGCCGTCCGGACGTTCGGCGACGTGCCGCGCGACGACGACGCGCTCGTCCTGCGCGTGCCCAGCGACGGCGGCGTGGCGTCCCTGCGCGGCCTCCTCGCGCGGCTCGACGCGGACGCCATCGAGGTCGCCGAGCTGACCGTGCACACCCCTGACCTCGACGACGTCTTCCTCGCCCTCACCGGCAAGCCCCACCACGAGAAGGAACCCGCGACATGA
- a CDS encoding DUF4097 family beta strand repeat-containing protein produces MPIFDTPDPIDVTVDIPSGDVRIVASDRTDTVVEVRPGDERDERDVQAAEQTRVEFQDGRLLIRTPKQLGLSNLRKARSVDVRIEVPTGSQVRGDTGMGDLRLTGRLGECRLKSGTGHIEVDRSGPLRLHTSTGNVSVDAVDGDADISTSSGTLRVGEVDGGAVVKNSNGATTIGRVAGDLRVRASNGDISVAHAAAGVDAKSANGSLRVGEVVSGSVVLKTSMGDIEVGIAGDTAAWLDVHTSAGRVRNSLDQTEARPERAKTVEVRAQTSFGDITVHRS; encoded by the coding sequence ATGCCCATTTTCGACACTCCCGATCCCATCGACGTCACGGTCGACATCCCCAGCGGCGACGTGCGGATCGTCGCGAGCGACCGGACCGACACCGTCGTCGAGGTCCGGCCCGGCGACGAGCGCGACGAGCGGGACGTGCAGGCCGCCGAGCAGACCCGCGTCGAGTTCCAGGACGGGAGGCTGCTGATCAGGACGCCCAAGCAGCTTGGCCTGTCCAACCTCCGCAAGGCCCGGTCGGTCGACGTGCGGATCGAGGTGCCCACCGGCTCGCAGGTGCGGGGCGACACCGGGATGGGCGACCTCCGCCTGACCGGGCGGCTCGGCGAGTGCAGGCTCAAGTCCGGCACCGGCCACATCGAGGTCGACCGGAGCGGGCCGCTGCGCCTGCACACGTCCACCGGCAACGTCAGCGTGGACGCCGTCGACGGCGACGCCGACATCTCCACCTCGTCCGGCACCCTCCGCGTCGGCGAGGTCGACGGGGGCGCGGTCGTCAAGAACTCCAACGGCGCCACCACGATCGGCAGGGTCGCCGGGGACCTGAGGGTGCGCGCGTCCAACGGCGACATCTCCGTCGCCCACGCGGCGGCCGGGGTCGACGCCAAGAGCGCCAACGGCTCGCTGCGGGTCGGCGAGGTGGTCAGCGGCTCCGTGGTGCTCAAGACGTCGATGGGCGACATCGAGGTCGGCATCGCCGGGGACACCGCCGCCTGGCTCGACGTGCACACCTCCGCGGGCCGCGTGCGCAACTCGCTGGACCAGACCGAGGCGCGCCCCGAGCGGGCCAAGACCGTCGAGGTGCGCGCCCAGACCTCGTTCGGCGACATCACCGTCCACCGTTCCTGA